GGAACATTTCAATTCTTTATCTACCTCAACTCTGTTGGTTAGTAATTTGATGATTGTTTGGTTATGGAATACCTCTTGCATGCTATACATTTGGTTTAAGgacaaaacgaaaataaaaaaaattgctttgtGGTATGTGATCTGCAGTTAATGGTGTGCTTTATTATCACTATCACTTCTTGATAGCCACCGATGAAATTAATGTTGTCTTTCTCCAAAGTATATGATATATTACTCCTTTTGGACTAAAAAAAGTGCTACATGGTAACAATTACAATGGTTGGTGCAGTGGACAATTATTGCTGATTTCTTACTCCAGCATTGATGGCTTGAAAAAGGGAATATTTTAGGATGCACCTGTCTCAACTCCTTGAGTgcttttttgaaaataatgttCATTGTTATcccaaaacatttacaaaatctTAGATCATTTCACCACCTTCACTTGACACCCAATTTTTGAGAACTTTTCTCCTCATTATGCATCTGATCTTGAcacttgatttttattcaacTTAAACTGTTTCTTGGGTAAACTTAGTATCTATATGTCTCATGTGAGGAAGCTTGCAGCTTTagtattttattgctttttgcAGGAGAAGCTCATTCTCTGAAAGTGGAAAAGATTTTATTCCAAGGAAAGTCAGACTACCAAGAGATCTTGGTCTTTGAGGTTTATGGTGTTCTTTCTGGCAAATATTTCGCCCCTGACATATTATATAGCTAGACCTAccttttttatctttcttaatGAAGCAACTACATAACTTTTGTGCAGTCTACAGTTTATGGTAAAGTTCTTGTGCTCGATGGAATTATCCAGTTGACTGAAGCAGATGAGTGTGCATATCAAGAAATGATTGCTCACCTTCCTCTTTGTTCAATCCCATCCCCCAAAACTGTAATATACCCAGATTCTGCAAAgcattatatgtatattttctttttgcaaacCCAACGCATGCCAATACTGTAAAATAAATGTGGCTTCTTATAGTGTTTGGGTAATCACCAgccattgttgtgtttttgtgcAATTATAACTGGGAATCAGTTCTGAGTTCATGCTAAGATTCCATATAGCCTTAACCTGGAAAACCTTgtcatttatttgattttataaattatggaCCCAACGTGATTCCCTACTTTATTGTCCCCTGATTCAGTTTTTAGCTGAATCTGGATTAATTTTTGGCTCAATATGGATGAATCTGCATCATGTTAGACTTTTAgctcatattttattaaagcaTTAATTCTGTTAGCATGCATATTAGATTTTTCAAGAATTATTCTTTGTTGTTAATGGTCAAGTGTTCCTCATTTCTAGTTGTAGTTGGTTCATCTGAAGTTACATTGAACTTTATGTTGCAGGTTTTGGTGAtaggaggtggtgatggtggtgtgGTTCGAGAAATTTCACGGCACAGTTCCGTGGAGACAATTGATATATGTGAGATAGACAAATTAGTTATTGATGTAAGCctgtgttttatttgtattacgTAGGGAATGACCATGGTTGGTGTTtgttaatatttcatttattctCCCGTCAGGTCTGTAAGCAATTCTTTCCAGATTTATCTGTTGGATTTGAGGATCCTCGAGTTCGACTTCATGTTGATGATGGTATGTTAAAAATTGGTTTTATACTTTGGTTATCATATTTActgtttaatgatttttatgcaACATAAGGATGTGGAaggtttttttcctttgtttgccACTTTGCCTCTTGCTGATTGCATTTGACCTACTAAAGTTTTTACATTTCTTGGTCTCCAAACATGACTTTCTATGCAGCTGTGGAATTTTTAAGGAATGCTTCTGAAGGGGCATATGATGCCATCATTGTTGATTCATCTGATCCAATAGGTATGGCAAACtttgtgcttgtcaaggttttTATAAGGCCATTGCCTTTTAAGCTCTATATATGGTGCTTTAAGTAGTGCTTGCAATGGGAAGGTGGATGCTAATCTGGAAGTTTTTCTATAAATAGAATAGTTGCATGGGTccttattttgataaatttttgtgGTCGGCTGTCCTGTATTTTTGTGTGCCCATATCAAGAAGAGGCTGTTGTTGGTGGTTATAGAAAAGACACATTCTTCTAAAgcaatttacaaaaaaaaaaagtgcttatgTTTACATAGTGAAAAGTGATAACTAGCTGATTGTAAGCACAAAGTAGAATACCTTTGTGATTACATGTCCTCCTTCATGTAAACTGCTTGTTGTACATGTCATATTGAACTTATGTCCTGtaaatgtgtgtatatataaactAACATGATAAATAGAGCAATTCAAGGAAGCATCTGATGAGCTGTTTGAAAGCTAATCTTTGATGTTAATATTACCTTATATTCAGTAATAAGATGCAATATTACCTTCTGGCTAACATTTTCTTACAAAACTGCTTCACAAAATTTGTAAGTGCTATTGTGAGGAGCCAGGTGGAAAAAATATGATTGTCATTTTATGTGGAGTTGCTAAGGTGACAAGAACAACTCACTTGACACTTGGCAGTCTTGAACTTCATCTACTGGTAAGATGGCTTGCACAGCGGCAGCACAGAAGTTTTGTTGTTCGTATGAGCATGCGAACCATAGTTGTTAATAgggattttttaattaaaatatgactCACAAACAAACTTTGATCTTTTAGGTGAATGGATTTCTATTTGGTTCTAATTTATAGTTGGACTTCAATAAATAAAGCAGATGATATTATTTGTTCTTGGaggttgctacagtacccctTCTATGGATTTCTCAAAAGTCTCTTAGAGTTTCCTAAACTTCTCTCCTCAAGCTCTAAATTATGCATCAAAAGAATCTTTTCTCAGGGCGTATGCTTTTTAACTAATATGGCAAGATTGCATGTTTGTAGTCTCCTTTTGCACTGTTTGGAAActttttatgtgattttttcattttttttttaaaataattttcagatACGATGCAATATTCTCTCTTGCTTAATCTTTGTTACAGGGCCAGCTCAAGAGCTTGTTGAAAAGCCATTCTTTGAGACAATAGCGAGGGCATTGAGGCCAGGTGGTGTTCTATGTAACCAAGCAGAGAGCATGTGGCTTCACACACATCTTATTCAGGACATGCTCTCTATCTGTCATGAAGTCTTTAAAGGTTCTGTGCGTTATGCCTGGACAAGTGTGCCAACATACCCTAGGTATTTAGATTTTAGGCAAAGTTTGTTTTTTGATATTTGATAAATCATGTGAATGCCTATTTATTGCTGCAAAAGCCTTACTGGTCTGAATTGCTCGTGATGAGTTCTCAGTGGTACCTTTTCCCTCATGCCATTTCAACCCTACAGTTTCAGGCTATTCTTCATAGGAAGCTTCTAATATTGCAAAAGCTTTGAACTGAGTTTGCTTAGGTGTAATTATTTCTTTGCAATATTTTAGTAATCAGTGCACATGCAAACGCTGCCGGGTAACTGAGACTCTGATAGAGTTAATATGCATTTGCCCAactcaatttattattattatcatgtaGTGTCTGAAGTGATCATATAGCCTTCCTATTGAATTAAATCTAATAACTCTTTTGGCAGTGTCCCAATGAATGAAACATGAACTCAAATGCTTGAATTTGGTTTTTATAAAGACAAGAGTCGCTACCTTTCCATGGTTTGGCCATTTATGCCAATCTCACAAAGCTTTTTTGATTATTCCCATTTGTTGTTTGAACCTTTGAAACTTTCAATATTTGTccttttttctgtattttccaAACATTATGCAAAGTTCGTCagtttatttattctaaataaaattatctgAAAAATATGAATTCCTCCCTTGTATTTATTCGTTAACTGGTATGAAATAACAAAGGATGCGCTTGATATGCATAGGTTGAATCTCATGTCCTGCAAAACTAAGATTAATGTGGGTAGGTTTTGCTTTTATGTGTACAGATGTCGTGTATGGTTGAATTCCTTCATTATTgttacatttatttttcatgagcTAATTGTGTGTCTGTGTTGAACTCTCTCTCATGATGAATCTAGCACTGTCATTGCTTGAAGGAAGATGTATTGTGCCTGAAACATGTATGGTTAAATGTTCCATGAATAATGGTAACATACAAATGGTTTAACCACCTTATATATGTTCAGGATCAGTGAGGGCATGTATCATTTGTGTTAATTCATGCTTTAGCTGGATCATATTCAATTTATTGTACATTGTTATAAATCTGCTTCACTGAAGGGTTGGATGCCTTCATTTGACTGGCCTTTGGCAGTGGTGTCATTGGATTTATACTGTGCTCAAAGGATGGATCACCTGTTGATTTTGTGAATCCTGTAAACCCAATTGAGAAGATTAAAGGAACAACGCTCAAGTCCAAGAAGGAACTCCATTTTTATAATTCAGAGGTATCATTATTCAGTTTTTCTTTATCCTTCCTTATTTCATCAGAGGTGATGTGGTTTTGATTTGGTACGGATATGCATCTAGAATTACATAATGCATACAGCACTGCCACTGGGCATATGTCCTCAACAAAGACCATTAATCTAGGACATGGTTTGATTATGGCTGAAAGATATTTAAAATGCAATTTTTTCCAAAGGACATTTCTTGCTTATatcattgatgttttaaaatatattccaTTTCAATTTGGGGGGTGGGGGGAGTTTACTTCTaatattcatgcaaatatttttctcatgcTTATGTGATGTCTATATGTGAATAACATTGGCCATTCGATATTTGCTTATGGGTAGGTACACAAGGCTGCATTTGCATTGCCCTCTTTTGCAAAGAGGGAGCTGAGGACCTTAACAAGGGCAACAACCATGTTGGGGGCTGCTTTGACTTCATAATTTGCTGTTTAGGACTAGATCTAAAACCCTAGATTGTTTTCTTTCGGGAGGATATCACCTTGTTCAGATGAATTCCTGTCCATAAAAAATCCTTTGGAGGATACCACGGAAGTATTGTTACTCTTAATGGCGTAGGAGAAGCTAATACATCATAATCTGAATAAATGTATACTattgcatattttattttacttttactgTATGTTGTAGTAAATAACACTTGGAACAAATTGTTACTGAATGGCATCCTCCAGGACTTAAGGTTTTTGGCGTCAAAATGAGCAGCTAGATTGTTAAGAAAGACTGGGAATAGACTAGTCTTGGCAGAGCAAACAGGGGCAGAGCCCATGCACATATAGATCTTGCACACAATTATTGTTCACATTCCCAAAAATATGCTCTTATTTGAGATTCAAATTTTCACcacttattaaaaattttaacacgGATCCGAATATTAATAGATCACTTGGTTGTTAGTCTTCAAGACTTAATTGTTGTTAAGTTGCTTATATTTTGTGAAGCCAATGGTATGTTGCCAGgatgatttggtttttttttcttttctttttttttctgttttgggTAAAATAAAGTGGAATGATGATTTTATATCCATGcttaataaaacacaaaaaggTACTAGTAATGCGTGATTATCAGTCAATTCACGATTGTACGAGTGGGAAAAGCGTGGTTtttaaaaccattttttttttttaaactctttttttatattaaaaaccaGCATCCtcgtaaataaataattagttgttTTAATTTCAGGAACGTGAATCAacttgccaaaaaaaaaaagaagattaagTAATTGCTTGCGGTAAAAGCGTCCAGATGCTAATGATGAATGCCTGAGATATAATATAGCACAACGCTTCATATGGAAGCTACTCTGATTGTAAGGCTGATGTTCCAATAAGCTATAATGACAATAAATAATTCCTCTGATGCCAAGTACCAAATAGACAGACATGAATTTTGCATATCTACATGTGAGACAGACATGAAATGCTCCGGATAATAGCGGGCTATGCTTGTTTATGAAACACTCGAGCAGCTTCTTCAACTCACTTTGTGCTCTTGTAGAGCTCATCAATGACACTCTAAAAAGGTTTAGCATCATAGTTAACAATTTGAAGATAAGCACATGAAAAACTagcaagtaaataaataatctctAATAATACCAAATGGTGTCAaagcatatatatttattataatttcttaTCTACCACTAAAACCAACATATTTGTGTTAATATCCCCCCAAGAACTCTACATGCAAAACAAACTTCATTACTAATGTTTGCAAATATACTAAATGGGGCAATATTTGCAAAAGTCTCAGTTTAATGCTGGGTATATAAGATTATGACTTCAAGAGCAAATTGGTATCAAAAGGCCAAACTTGAATTGAGGAACTGAAACACCTGAAGAATTACAAGATTAGTGAAGAGGGGAAGATGGTCTGACCTTGTAGTATTTAAGTAGTTGTGGGCGCTTCTTTTTGTAGGTAGGAGTAAGCAAATCACGGTCCATGTCAAAGGGTACAGGGTCAAGGTGAACAGCTTTTATGAACTCAAAACCTTTGAGCTgcaagaacaagaataagaaaagagaTGATGTAAATACTCTCTCTATCACAACACCTGCAAACCATCTAAATCAGAGCTCATTCTTGAATAAGAATGGTTTAACCTTCTTAGACTTTCCAATCTTAGCAAGCTCCCCAATGAAGTATTCTTTTGCTTTTGGATCCTGGCAAAGAGCTTCAAAATCACCGGTAACTCCATTGGCTTCAGCCCAACGCTCGAGAGCTTGTTTGTTGGGATTTAAAATAGCAACAAGGAAGGACTCGAAGCTGTTCCCGTAGATCCATATCTGCAACAATACCAGACATCTCTCTTGAGAGGGCTCATCTCTAAGAAAAGagtaatttttgagattttctCTAGTGACTTCAACATTAATTGGGAGTTAGTTAGTAGTTATGAAGAGCATGAATCAGTGGGCCAagtgtgatatttttttttttcaaggttttcaGCTCTTTTGGTATACTTGATCttaaaatttctaatgaagaaaGGATAGATACagggaagaaaataaatatacgtAACTTTTAAAAGATGTAAAGGGGAAATGTGACTGACATAGTAACATCACAAGCTTAGCCAATTAAATTAGAGAGTAGTAAGTTAAAAGACATACCGAATCGATATCAGGAACAAGCCCATATATGTTCTCTAGATTTTCAACTGCCACATACTCTCCTTGTGAAAGcttaaaaatgtttttctttcggTCAATTATTTTCAGGCTTCCATTTTGTTGCCATTCACCAACATCACCTGGATCAAGccatgacaattttttttatcaaataaaaaaaaatcatgaaatttgtTATATAACATGGGAGATAAGCAACATCTAGTTTCATCCTAAATGACACTATGATGTTTCACTAACCCAGTAAATTCAAGCTTATACTTGACCAAGAGTGGATTGactatgaaattaaaataattattataaataaaatgtcaGATGAGGTGACACAAACCTGTGTGAAACCACCCATCTATCATAACCTCCTTAGTGAGgtcatctcttttatagtatCCTGAAAACAAAGTTTTTCCCCGGACGCAGATTTCTCCCCGTGGTACGGCAGCAAGAGCATCATAACCCATTTCAGGGACAGACTCCAGGCGCACATCAACATTTGGAACTGGAGGGCCCACAGTGCCAAGCATTGATAATTCATTTGGTAGAGACACAAAAGTCCCTGCGCAGGACTCTGTGAGACCTGTAAGCAAACAAAGGAAGTATTTATAACCAACCAAATTATTAACCAGTCTCTATGTTCTGTAATTTGATTAGCATATGAGACGGCATAATTTTAGGtgcccaaataaaaaaatgtttggccACAAAATTttgatacatatatacatacaaacataTGTGAACGTGCATACAAGGAAGTTGAGACATTCCCAATTTTCATGcaaacatcttcatcatagtaGTGACACCATGTCCCAATTTTCCCATTCTAAAGTATTATCCAGTAAAAACAATCCAagatataacttttttttattaattactcGTCCAGAATTTTCGTAGGAAGCAGATACAGGTGCAACTGATTTTGATGGCTTACATGGAATTTTAATCATTACATTAAGAGGGGGAAAAAACATTATGGCTAAGCTATATAGGACCGGCTAACTCTAAAGATAGTCTTGTGATTTTTTCTCCCTATTGCTTCCAAGAGcatcaaaatattcaattgAGCAAGTGGGTAATTAGAAAATTACTCATTTCAGTAATAAATGACATATCAATAGATAAGTTATAGTATTATGTTTAGAGAATTACCATAGCCCTGTAAGACATGAGCACATGTCACCACTCGCAAAAACTCTTCAACATGGGTAGCCAACGGAGCTGCTCCAGACAAGATGAGTCGTACATTCCCACCTAGCCCTTGTTTTacctaaataattaatttgaaactCATTTAATGAGAACATGCGCAAATGTTGCTGGTTGAAAAGAGGGAACCAAAGCTGCATTTTGATCACTTACCTTGTTAAATACAATCTTATCAACAATCTTAGCTGCTTCTTCATGCTTGGCTCCTTTTGTCATGTTATACAGTTTGCTGCAAGGTTTACAGCAGACACATTGAATGAGATGAAAGGTTATAACTTTCtcatcctctttttttttttaaaaaaaaagggaaagcaAACTATTATACTGAATAAACATCAGAAATCAATTGGTGCACAACAAAAAGTATTTTCAGCAGCAAAGACAAATTTTAAACATCAACTACAAAAAGTTGAAGAAGGAACAATGTAGGAGATGATTGAAATTTTGATATGTAGTGAATGTGCCAGGTTGTTCATAGGGGTAAATTTTTGACATAAGTTATGATTATAGGAACTTACTATTTGAAACCGAGATTAAACAATGTGCTCTTTAGAAGGCCACCTGATGAGATCTTATCTTGCAGACCTGAGAAACAAGTAAAACAGTTCTCAAAATAATAGTATGAAAGAAACATCATCAGAAACAATAGCATCTCCAACAAGTTGAAAGAACaccaatataaaataaataaatggaagtACGGGCTTTTCTTCACCTGTGAAAATTCGATCAAGCACACGTGGAACAGCACAGAAGATAGTTGGTTTTAGCTCCCCAATGTCTTCTACCAATAGTTTGACATCCTGAAAGAGGAACCATAATGAACTGTCCAAGATGGTTCAAAATAGTGTATGTAAATCCTGTTCCTTACCCCACGCCAAAATCCAATTGAAGCTCCACAGAAGATAAACATCTCTTCAATCACCCGATCAAAAATGTGTGCAAGAGGGAGATATGAAATATAGACATCCTTCTCACTCAACTgcacaaaaaattattatgtcaGTAATGTCATATACATGAGATCAATAATTAAGTTTAATGCTGatagttattttcattttttcttgctttctaaCCTCATAATCAACCACTATAATGAAGCATGAGATATGAGAAGTTATGTTTCTCCAGACAAGTTGGTTTATTTAGTACAGAGATATAGATAggaatatgtttttaatttgtttgtgcATGCATCTTAGACATTCTGggcatgtggttttttttttattgatgctCAAACACTTGGGGGAACCTTGAAAGTACTTGGAGATATTGCCAAGAAGTAATAAGCAATAAAGCAGGAACATGCAGGCCAACCATGATATAGAAAAAGGCAAGAAAGCTCTAAATTTCCCAACATATTCAATTAATCCtataaagcaataaaataataattataataataatgtacaacattaaaaaaacaaaatacctGCTCATTGACACAATCAAGCAAACGAACCACACCAGAAATAAGAGTAGTGATACTTTCATTGGAGATCATCACACCTTTCGGATCACCAGTTGTTCCACTGGTATACATTATAGTACAGATATCGGTCTTCTGGTTAATTGGAAGATCAAACTGCTGATCATTTCCCTGCAGTTTATACATGAAGTGGAACATTAAAGATATAAAACATTTTTGCCTCAAGGAAAGATCATACAAGCAACGCACAAACAATAGTAAGAAAGATCATACAAGCAATGCACAAACAATAGTAAGCACAGACTAACCAAATATCTTTTAAACCAAAGTTCCTGATGTGCCAACATACAAGTTATATTTTTCTTCGGAAAAAGTATTTAATAgagttttatataaataaatatagcaGAAGTTGTTAAATGGGCCTACCAAGAGCAAAAACTCATCCCAAGAATAAATAGCCAAACCAAACTTCTCGAcctcttctttttgttcatgaGTGACTTTTCCAAAACTCACAATTGCTGCAAACAGAAAGCATCATGGATAAGGAATATATGGGGCTAATCTGGAATACGAATAACAATATAGCTtactcttcaaaaattttgtgGAATTTGGAAAGGTTTTCAACACCTgataaaacaaaaggaaatatTAGAATTATCAAGGAATAATGCATTTTGTTAATCAAGATCAACTAGcacaatattttgattaaaaatacaaaaaaaaagggataaatTTACAGAATGCTTAAATACATCATTCAAATATTaagttattttcatataaatgaTATGATGATACAAGAGTGTGTCTTTTGAACAGCTGAcagaaataattattaatttgctCAAAAACAGTTTATACTGAAACACAATGGACACTCCAATTCAATGACACTTGGCCCTTCAGCAGTACAGACATGCAAAATTATGGCAGGACTATCAATAAGAACCAATAACTTTAGTAGAACGAAAGAAATTATCAGAAGTTGACAGAAACAATTGATAACCAGAAATCTTCTCTTCATAACCCAAGGAAAACAGGTAATTCATGGAGATGAATTATTTCCTTGGACTCATTTATGTAGAAACTAATAAAAAGCTCAACATGGATGAAGATAAAACATTGTTCACCTCAAcaatcttcttttcttccacaaaAGCAACTTCAATTTCGGCATGGCATATAATAAATTCCACTGCTCCAGCACCTAAAGGCAGaaacgaagaaaaaaaaaaagcggTGAATAAGAGATGAGCAAGCAGGACAACAGAtagaagaaaacattgaatgCTTCATACACAAAtgccaacaaaaaaatattgatgcAAGTAACCAGAGCAATAATAGTGATTTTCATTagtcaatgaaaaataaatacccAATATGCACAATAAATGGCTGAATAAGTAATTACATACCAAGGGTATCGTACAACGGAACACAGTAAATTCCATGAGCATTGCAAGCCTGTGAAGATCATAAGGTATATGTGAAAAAGATGATGAACAGCTCCAAGCGGGCTCTAATGCAAGAGTAGTTTTCCATGACAGCATTTAAATGGAAAATGCAAAATGTTCAAAATCTTGATGAGATGGAACTTGAAAAAATGAAGCTGAAATTTCAAGGGTACAATCTATCATTTATTCAAGCCATTGACAAATGAGTCTGTGATTAGGAAGTACCTCCATACTGATGACCCACTCAGGACAATTAGCACCATAAATACCACATCGAcctccctaaaaaaaaaaaaacatgacaaacatATTAATGGTGACAATGGCTACATTGAAATGCTGTGGGCATACCAGTAACTGtagataaaatcaataaattcccAACGTTTATAATATCAAATCAAGGCACATCCTCAAGCGGCAAAAGCTATGCATCTCCCATTAAGCATATAAATTGGTAAAAGCAACTagtcatattttgaaaataaaaagacaaaagtAAAAACGGAATCTGCAATAATTCCTGGTGCAGGGTAGAGAGATGGGGGTAGGTGGGCAACACTGCCACGTCCACTACGAAAAACATTAAGAAGCAGGGGAAGCAGCTATTTCCAGGATAATTTTTAGTTAAGACCAACAGTAATGAAAGCCACGAAGCTGACTTTTccattagaaaatataattacttttatcTCAAACAAATCAAAGTCCAAATAGATTAAATGATAGTAAAATTCATGCAAAACACAACTAGCGTGACAAAAAGGGATTTTTAAACACgcaaaactcaaataaaaacataccaATACGATTCTAAACAAATGAGACCTCAAAGTAAATAAGCTTATTAGGAAATAGAAACCAATAGTGCTCAAGATGGGGAATTTAGTTTATACCAACCTCATTCATTGCTCACAAGGTACACATAAAAGTAAG
This genomic window from Dioscorea cayenensis subsp. rotundata cultivar TDr96_F1 chromosome 20, TDr96_F1_v2_PseudoChromosome.rev07_lg8_w22 25.fasta, whole genome shotgun sequence contains:
- the LOC120251461 gene encoding long chain acyl-CoA synthetase 4-like; its protein translation is MGGELVVINSGWQSIDVKESSSPDSSILINTTRDSESSLNPTVSGHQAPPIFISSSSFFASLFLFILVPHRLFSKFTGDRILYIYIYIWYRRLKAVKMEHLVEVEPGRGAADGCPSAGPVYRSAFAKDGFPPAVSGIESCWDVFRLSVEKYPGNRMLGRREIVDGKAGKYVWMTYKEVYDVVMKVGASIRSCGVGQGGRCGIYGANCPEWVISMEACNAHGIYCVPLYDTLGAGAVEFIICHAEIEVAFVEEKKIVEVLKTFPNSTKFLKTIVSFGKVTHEQKEEVEKFGLAIYSWDEFLLLGNDQQFDLPINQKTDICTIMYTSGTTGDPKGVMISNESITTLISGVVRLLDCVNEQLSEKDVYISYLPLAHIFDRVIEEMFIFCGASIGFWRGDVKLLVEDIGELKPTIFCAVPRVLDRIFTGLQDKISSGGLLKSTLFNLGFKYKLYNMTKGAKHEEAAKIVDKIVFNKVKQGLGGNVRLILSGAAPLATHVEEFLRVVTCAHVLQGYGLTESCAGTFVSLPNELSMLGTVGPPVPNVDVRLESVPEMGYDALAAVPRGEICVRGKTLFSGYYKRDDLTKEVMIDGWFHTGDVGEWQQNGSLKIIDRKKNIFKLSQGEYVAVENLENIYGLVPDIDSIWIYGNSFESFLVAILNPNKQALERWAEANGVTGDFEALCQDPKAKEYFIGELAKIGKSKKLKGFEFIKAVHLDPVPFDMDRDLLTPTYKKKRPQLLKYYKSVIDELYKSTK
- the LOC120251796 gene encoding spermidine synthase 2-like, which produces MDISGRGGGSEAAENVKLNGAGGSASPKRIPPCCQKAMASLPESEAKCHATVVSGWFSQYKEGKPLYYNNPMWPGEAHSLKVEKILFQGKSDYQEILVFESTVYGKVLVLDGIIQLTEADECAYQEMIAHLPLCSIPSPKTVLVIGGGDGGVVREISRHSSVETIDICEIDKLVIDVCKQFFPDLSVGFEDPRVRLHVDDAVEFLRNASEGAYDAIIVDSSDPIGPAQELVEKPFFETIARALRPGGVLCNQAESMWLHTHLIQDMLSICHEVFKGSVRYAWTSVPTYPSGVIGFILCSKDGSPVDFVNPVNPIEKIKGTTLKSKKELHFYNSEVHKAAFALPSFAKRELRTLTRATTMLGAALTS